One genomic region from Candidatus Hydrogenedens sp. encodes:
- a CDS encoding TRAM domain-containing protein, which translates to MVIKIIKVVFVLACIIMGIMWAYYLTGELTDPGNNHALLLGLSAKIWIVLGGIIGAILAIAILFAIQFITQEIYERIAPALVAIVLAMVAGYFIGQYIFFWAPQAELTLRIFVMVSLVLIFGFIGIILGITRASNWESLITAVQKKGTNFSNVKIIDTSILIDGRIADICKSGFLEGTLLVPRFVLRELQNIADSTDILRRAKGRRGLDVLKALQESSECQIEIIEENPKDVREVDAKLVTLAKKYHAPILTTDFNLNKVAQIEGVRVLNVNDLANALKPILLPDEQMEIKVIKEGKETGQGIGYLDDGTMVVIDGGKPYLGHTINVIVTSILQTSAGRMIFTRFQSLVS; encoded by the coding sequence ATGGTTATAAAAATTATTAAAGTTGTTTTCGTGTTAGCTTGTATAATTATGGGGATAATGTGGGCATATTATCTCACGGGCGAACTAACCGACCCAGGAAATAATCACGCCTTACTATTGGGGCTCTCCGCAAAAATCTGGATTGTCTTAGGGGGAATAATAGGTGCCATATTAGCCATCGCTATTCTGTTTGCAATCCAGTTTATAACTCAAGAAATTTATGAACGTATTGCTCCTGCCTTAGTTGCCATTGTTCTCGCTATGGTCGCAGGATATTTCATCGGCCAATATATCTTCTTCTGGGCACCCCAAGCCGAACTCACCCTCCGTATTTTCGTCATGGTTTCATTAGTTCTCATATTCGGTTTTATTGGTATTATCCTCGGTATAACTCGCGCCTCTAATTGGGAATCTCTAATAACAGCCGTCCAAAAGAAAGGAACAAATTTCAGTAATGTCAAAATAATAGATACCAGTATACTCATCGATGGCAGAATTGCAGATATATGTAAAAGTGGATTCCTCGAAGGAACACTTCTTGTCCCTCGTTTTGTCCTACGTGAATTACAAAATATTGCCGATTCAACGGACATACTCCGTAGAGCCAAAGGAAGACGAGGCTTAGATGTATTAAAAGCATTACAGGAATCCTCCGAATGTCAAATCGAGATTATCGAAGAAAATCCAAAAGATGTCCGTGAAGTTGATGCTAAACTCGTAACCCTTGCAAAAAAATATCATGCCCCAATCTTAACTACTGATTTTAACCTAAACAAAGTAGCACAAATTGAAGGCGTCCGTGTATTAAATGTCAATGACCTCGCAAATGCACTAAAACCTATCTTACTACCAGATGAACAAATGGAAATAAAAGTTATCAAAGAAGGAAAAGAAACAGGACAAGGTATCGGCTACCTCGATGACGGAACAATGGTCGTTATTGATGGAGGCAAACCTTATCTCGGACACACAATCAATGTCATCGTTACAAGTATTCTTCAAACATCAGCAGGTAGAATGATATTCACTCGATTTCAATCATTAGTTTCATGA
- a CDS encoding DUF167 domain-containing protein yields the protein MQYKKESTFKFKVHIIPSAHSESIYLREDNIIAVRVNAPPEKGKANTKLLELLSKWLNISKTKIKIIQGETSRDKLLELPEEFKSIFLQKKSELLKLNNQN from the coding sequence ATGCAATACAAAAAAGAATCAACATTCAAATTCAAAGTACACATCATTCCTTCTGCACACTCTGAATCTATCTATCTAAGAGAGGATAATATAATTGCTGTGCGTGTAAATGCTCCCCCTGAAAAAGGAAAAGCAAATACAAAATTACTTGAACTCCTATCAAAATGGTTAAATATCAGCAAAACAAAAATCAAAATCATCCAGGGCGAAACAAGTAGAGATAAGTTATTAGAATTACCAGAAGAATTTAAATCAATATTCCTTCAAAAAAAATCTGAACTTCTCAAATTAAATAACCAAAATTAA
- the ispF gene encoding 2-C-methyl-D-erythritol 2,4-cyclodiphosphate synthase, with the protein MTNHNFIHRIGIGYDLHRLTEGRPLIIGGVTISHHKGLQGHSDADVLIHAIIDAILGALALGDIGTYFPDTDPKYKNIDSKILLKQTVQVLQQNGWKIVNLDTTIIAEQPKLKPYIKSMRDVLSQLLQIPLECTSVKAKTNEGVGPEGKEEAISAFAVVLISQKS; encoded by the coding sequence ATGACTAATCATAACTTCATACATCGAATCGGCATAGGCTACGACCTACACAGACTTACTGAAGGACGTCCCCTTATTATCGGCGGAGTGACGATATCCCATCATAAAGGTCTACAAGGCCATTCCGATGCTGATGTCCTTATCCATGCCATTATCGACGCCATCTTAGGGGCATTAGCATTAGGTGACATCGGAACTTACTTTCCCGATACAGACCCTAAATATAAAAATATCGATAGCAAAATATTACTAAAACAAACCGTTCAAGTCCTACAACAAAATGGCTGGAAAATCGTAAATCTCGATACGACAATAATTGCCGAACAACCCAAACTTAAACCCTACATCAAATCCATGCGTGATGTCCTAAGCCAACTTCTTCAAATTCCTTTGGAATGCACATCCGTAAAAGCAAAAACGAATGAAGGCGTCGGACCAGAAGGCAAAGAAGAAGCCATCTCCGCATTTGCTGTAGTTCTCATCTCACAAAAAAGTTAA
- a CDS encoding purine-nucleoside phosphorylase, translated as MNTLREQINESVKVIRSATNTHPSIGIILGTGLGTLKEIINSEINIPYQEIPHFPDDSLHGGELIVGELAGKKVLALSGRFHYYEGFSMQQVTFPVRVAKALGVKILIVSNAAGGMNPLFKAGDLMIITDHINLMGDNPLIGPNDDTLGPRFPDMSEPYSQELIALAENTAIDLKIPIKKGVYVGVAGPCLETRAEYRFLRAIGADAVGMSTVPEVIVAVHSGLKVLGFSAITDECFPDALQPANIEHIIATAQKIEPLLRTLVKEIISKIPE; from the coding sequence ATGAACACACTACGAGAACAAATCAACGAATCCGTCAAAGTCATACGAAGTGCCACAAACACTCATCCTTCAATCGGCATTATTTTAGGAACAGGATTAGGAACCTTAAAAGAAATTATCAACAGCGAAATAAATATTCCATATCAAGAAATCCCCCATTTCCCAGACGATTCCCTTCATGGTGGCGAATTAATTGTCGGCGAACTCGCAGGCAAAAAAGTCCTTGCCCTATCCGGACGGTTCCATTATTATGAAGGATTCTCTATGCAACAAGTAACATTCCCTGTTCGCGTAGCAAAAGCCTTAGGAGTAAAAATACTCATTGTCTCAAACGCTGCAGGCGGGATGAATCCCCTCTTCAAAGCAGGTGACCTAATGATTATTACAGACCATATTAATCTTATGGGCGACAATCCATTAATTGGTCCAAATGATGATACGTTAGGTCCACGTTTCCCAGATATGAGCGAACCCTATTCACAAGAACTTATTGCTCTTGCTGAAAACACTGCTATTGACCTAAAAATACCCATCAAAAAAGGAGTATATGTTGGCGTGGCAGGACCATGTCTGGAAACACGAGCAGAATACCGATTCCTACGAGCCATCGGTGCAGACGCCGTAGGTATGAGCACCGTTCCTGAAGTTATTGTCGCCGTCCATTCAGGACTAAAAGTACTCGGTTTCTCTGCAATTACCGATGAGTGTTTCCCAGACGCTCTACAACCCGCAAACATCGAACATATCATCGCAACCGCACAAAAAATAGAACCTTTACTCAGAACATTAGTTAAAGAAATCATCTCAAAAATCCCTGAATAA
- the ispD gene encoding 2-C-methyl-D-erythritol 4-phosphate cytidylyltransferase, with protein MNAQLLIPAGGFGSRLGKGIPKALVPIGNKPILYWTLKRLLNLHWIAPPIIAVPPNCINTFEKEIIQKYNLPPCTFVEGGHERQHSVYNGLQYLHKKTDIVVIHDCARPFVPLNCVTDSIEKAIKFGSATVAIPVTNTILEIDEQLFLKNTPNRKYLYECQTPQSFKKEIIQSAHEQAKQKGIIYTDDATLVHEMGYNVSIVIGDPINIKITLPFDIRLSEYLIKIIQND; from the coding sequence ATGAATGCACAACTCCTCATACCCGCAGGCGGATTCGGAAGCAGATTAGGAAAAGGAATTCCTAAAGCATTAGTCCCTATCGGAAACAAACCTATACTTTACTGGACATTAAAAAGACTCCTAAATCTACATTGGATAGCCCCGCCTATCATTGCTGTCCCACCAAACTGTATCAATACCTTTGAAAAAGAAATCATCCAAAAATACAATCTTCCACCATGCACCTTCGTTGAAGGTGGACATGAAAGACAACATTCCGTATATAACGGACTGCAATATTTACATAAAAAAACAGACATTGTCGTGATTCACGACTGTGCAAGACCTTTCGTTCCTCTTAACTGCGTCACCGACTCCATAGAAAAAGCAATTAAATTCGGTTCCGCAACCGTCGCAATTCCTGTAACAAATACTATCCTTGAGATAGACGAACAATTATTCCTGAAAAATACCCCTAACCGAAAATATCTTTATGAATGTCAAACACCACAATCGTTCAAAAAAGAAATTATCCAATCCGCACACGAACAAGCAAAACAAAAAGGCATAATCTACACCGATGATGCAACTCTTGTCCATGAAATGGGGTATAATGTTAGCATTGTCATTGGAGACCCCATAAACATAAAAATTACATTACCATTCGATATCAGATTAAGCGAATACCTAATAAAGATAATCCAAAATGACTAA